In one Cyprinus carpio isolate SPL01 chromosome B2, ASM1834038v1, whole genome shotgun sequence genomic region, the following are encoded:
- the LOC109108376 gene encoding KN motif and ankyrin repeat domain-containing protein 2-like, protein MDTKKENGISPKENGSQRKPPSYSVETPYGFHLDLDFLKYVDDIEKGNTIRRVPMQRRQRGRNNDILSRNLSLPGYGSRATEWNSVSTFWPKTKLGDSQQHFEFRSSDSVSAGYVRKGAPIYKSFTSAEMEAFDEQPLGCYVRPNLLRASSLPLTVLLRKRSESTEDPTSPSNPKEYRMQENGSSEDVFHTSDSRIGRPNGTLQRLTAALERVGELEEEIRVIPELKAQICIMQEERERLLLQLHSQNKTTGPQDILTAPLHINNWDTPSSTRENQDKASDDWMNREYDRLEENVKASSEQVDAVAITSATERILTETERRKTVSRERDLLDNGDKTKSLTETLQRKVVLLEQKLHELEVELDKTRALLKQQVEESLLKDDKIKQLTVQLEMSRPLAKVISSESSLVSKQSLEPVVELQESGQKMGTVPQVLDQPPVSHADIEHHVKRLQELLQEQWECLCKDDSSGKMSSDHLPPRVCIIQEQLTTLVTLLTLYVFPSGDASQPDYKMMEVLPEVEENPKTEHLKTISIRDSWSVETEGISNAIKLQEHAEVDVGLKKNTTKEEDKLWTTWTTDSSVQTHKSKNAEFSPKEDAIDAETTKQEYPHKKTSQTRALEDQREEEKKDCISFSMDSDQKFQTMKENREAVDKDFMEACYFLRDHMDKVSEPDDEMSQALTVMFQQWFHISAEKGACADTVAVYLNEVNSQTPTVLQFLVNMADDNGNTALHYSVSHWNFSIVKLLLDTGVCDVDLRNKSGYTAIMLASLTAVESPGDMKVVQQLMELGDVNTCVGQVGQTALHLAVRHGRVPMVRLLLEQGADPDAQDHAGTTPLISACDRGHVSIVRILLEEANCDVNLKDKGGRSALSLATQASHTEIADLLKARTESKSTDKCKVS, encoded by the exons ATGGACACCAAAAAAG agAACGGCATCTCTCCAAAAGAGAATGGAAGCCAAAGAAAGCCACCCTCCTATTCTGTAGAGACACCCTATGGATTCCATCTGGACCTGGATTTTCTCAAGTATGTCGATGACATTGAGAAGGGTAACACCATTAGGAGGGTGCCAATGCAGAGAAGGCAAAGAGGACGAAATAATGACATCCTGTCACGTAACTTAAGCCTTCCGGGTTATGGATCCAGAGCTACAGAATGGAACTCAGTCAGCACTTTTTGGCCCAAAACCAAACTAGGAGACTCTCAGCAACATTTTGAGTTTCGATCTAGTGACAGTGTGTCTGCTGGCTATGTCAGGAAGGGAGCACCCATCTACAAGTCCTTCACATCTGCAGAGATGGAGGCTTTTGATGAGCAGCCTTTAGGATGTTATGTCAGGCCAAATCTCTTGAGAGCCTCCAGTTTACCCTTGACTGTTTTACTGAGAAAGCGCTCTGAGTCAACCGAGGATCCAACCAGCCCCAGCAACCCCAAGGAATATCGAATGCAAGAAAATGGTTCCTCTGAAGATGTATTTCACACTTCAGACAGCAGGATAGGTAGACCAAACGGGACCCTCCAGCGGCTCACTGCAGCTCTTGAACGAGTTGGGGAATTGGAAGAGGAGATCAGAGTCATTCCTGAGCTCAAGGCGCAGATATGTATTATGCAGGAGGAGCGAGAGAGACTTTTACTCCAGTTACATTCCCAAAACAAAACCACCGGGCCACAGGATATTCTTACTGCTCCTCTACACATAAATAACTGGGACACACCTTCATCTACCAGAGAAAATCAAGACAAAGCAAGTGATGACTGGATGAATCGAGAATATGACCGGCTAGAGGAAAATGTCAAGGCTTCTTCTGAACAAGTTGATGCAGTTGCAATTACTTCAGCTACTGAAAGAATCCTTACAGAGACTGAAAGACGTAAGACGGTCTCGCGAGAAAGAGATCTCTTGGATAATGGAGACAAAACTAAGTCTCTTACTGAAACTCTCCAGAGGAAAGTTGTTTTGCTGGAACAGAAACTTCATGAACTGGAGGTAGAGCTGGACAAGACCAGAGCTTTGCTGAAGCAACAGGTAGAGGAGAGTCTTCTCAAGGATGACAAGATCAAGCAGTTGACCGTACAGCTTGAAATGTCGCGCCCACTGGCCAAGGTGATTTCATCTGAGAGCTCCTTAGTAAGTAAACAAAGTCTTGAACCTGTGGTAGAACTGCAGGAAAGTGGGCAAAAGATGGGAACCGTCCCTCAAGTTCTGGATCAACCTCCAGTATCACATGCAGACATAGAGCACCATGTGAAAAGATTACAAGAGCTCCTTCAGGAGCAGTGGGAATGCCTTTGCAAAGATGACTCTTCAGGGAAAATGTCTTCAGATCACTTGCCTCCACGTGTCTGCATAATTCAAGAGCAGTTAACAACTTTAGTCACCCTTCTTACCCTCTATGTCTTTCCTTCTGGTGATGCTTCACAACCAG ACTATAAAATGATGGAAGTTCTTCCTGAAGTAGAAGAGAACCCCAAGACAGAACATCTGAAGACAATCAGCATAAGAGACAG TTGGAGCGTGGAGACAGAGGGAATAAGTAATGCTATCAAACTACAAGAGCATGCAGAAGTGGATGTTGGCCTTAAGAAGAATACGACCAAAGAAGAAGACAAATTATGGACCACATGGACAACAGATTCCagtgtacaaacacacaaaagtaaaaatgcagaattCAGTCCAAAAGAAGATGCCATAGATGCAGAGACCACAAAACAAGAATATCCGCACAAGAAAACAAGCCAGACAAGAGCTCTAGAGGAtcaaagagaggaagagaagaaggACTGCATTTCTTTTAGCATGGACTCAGATCAGAAATTCCAGACAATGAAGGAAAACAG GGAAGCTGTTGACAAAGATTTCATGGAGGCATGTTATTTCCTGAGAGACCACATGGATAAAGTGTCAGAGCCTGATGATGAAATG AGCCAGGCTCTCACTGTGATGTTCCAGCAGTGGTTTCACATCTCTGCTGAGAAGGGGGCATGTGCTGACACTGTTGCTGTGTATCTCAATGAGGTTAACTCACAAACACCTACAGTCCTTCAGTTCCTGGTCAACATGGCGGATGATAATGGGAACACTGCCTTGCATTATAGCGTGTCACATTGGAACTTCAGCATCGTTAAGCTCCTTTTAGACACAG GTGTATGTGACGTGGACCTGAGAAACAAGTCTGGCTACACTGCTATCATGCTGGCCTCCTTGACAGCTGTGGAATCACCAGGAGACATGAAAGTGGTCCAGCAGCTGATGGAGCTTGGTGACGTCAACACCTGTGTTGGCCAG GTGGGACAAACGGCTCTTCACTTGGCAGTAAGACATGGACGTGTCCCAATGGTGCGTCTCCTGCTAGAACAGGGAGCAGATCCTGATGCCCAGGATCATGCAGGAACCACTCCACTGATCAGCGCCTGTGATCGGGGACATGTCAGTATTGTGCGAATTTTGTTAGAGGAAGCAAACTGCGATGTCAATTTAAAAGACAAG GGTGGTCGCAGTGCGTTATCTCTGGCGACACAGGCTTCTCACACAGAGATAGCAGACCTCCTGAAAGCCCGCACAGAAAGCAAGAGCACAGACAAATGCAAGGTCTCTTAG
- the LOC109107949 gene encoding angiopoietin-related protein 3-like encodes MKLFVLLLLLASTHSFPTEPTFPEHQTESRFRFAALDEVRLLANGLLQLGQSLRDFVQNTKSQIKDIFQKLNIFDKSFYQLSVLASEIKEEEKELKKTTVMLKANNEEIKSLSLEINSKVEDIIKERKHLRRQVGGLEEKLSGLSQSLLSAEQVAEISTLKEIILAQEKSITDLLKAVKEQTEQLNNQRTKIKGLENKFNSAHIQETDENSDRNHQSNSLSGYLPYFTSDGSFSSDLPKDCGDVFSRGQKSSGLYAIKPHESQPFLVKCEFTEEGVFTVIQHRHDGSVDFDQSWEKYEDGFGDFSSEFWLGLKKIYAVAHQGHSLLHVQIEDWRKEKHFMLYQYILEDGAFNYTIHLKLQTGESSSALDEHIGYRFSTKDHNDGNNDDPNCAQDYTGGWWFSFCGDINLNGKCIQSRPRKKGTHWKPGRGTTSFKASKISIRHLTKPQTP; translated from the exons ATGAAACTGTTTGTGCTGTTGCTCCTTCTGGCATCAACTCATTCCTTCCCTACAGAACCCACCTTTCCTGAACATCAGACAGAGAGCCGCTTTCGCTTTGCTGCTCTGGATGAAGTTCGGCTTTTGGCAAATGGCCTCCTACAGCTGGGCCAAAGCCTGAGGGACTTTGTGCAGAATACCAAGAGTCAAATCAAGGATATTTTCCAAAAGCTCAATATCTTTGACAAGTCCTTCTACCAACTTTCTGTGCTGGCCAGTGAGAtcaaggaggaggagaaggaactGAAGAAGACCACCGTGATGTTAAAGGCAAATAATGAGGAAATAAAGAGTCTGTCACTGGAGATCAACTCCAAAGTGGAAGATATCATAAAAGAGAGGAAGCATCTGAGGAGGCAGGTGGGCGGCTTGGAGGAGAAGTTAAGCGGTCTGTCCCAGAGTTTGCTCTCAGCTGAGCAGGTGGCTGAAATCTCCACGCTCAAG GAGATAATCCTGGCCCAAGAAAAGAGCATCACTGATCTGCTGAAGGCTGTGAAGGAACAGACCGAGCAGCTCAACAACCAAAGGACCAAAATCAAGGGCCTGGAAAATAAA TTCAACTCTGCACATATCCAGGAAACGGATGAAAATTCGGACAGGAATCACCAAAGCAACAGCCTCTCAGGATATCTACCATACTTCACATCTGATGGGAGCTTCTCAAGCG ATCTTCCAAAAGACTGTGGTGATGTCTTCAGCCGAGGACAGAAATCCAGCGGCCTGTATGCCATTAAACCTCACGAGTCACAACCGTTTCTTGTGAAATGTGAGTTCACTGAGG AGGGAGTGTTCACTGTCATCCAGCACAGACATGATGGCTCTGTGGACTTCGACCAGTCCTGGGAGAAGTATGAGGACGGATTTGGGGACTTCAGCA GTGAGTTCTGGCTGGGGCTAAAGAAGATCTATGCTGTTGCCCATCAGGGACACTCGCTCCTGCATGTCCAGATTGAGGACTGGAGGAAGGAGAAACATTTCATGCTTTATCAGTATATCCTGGAGGACGGCGCCTTCAACTACACCATCCATCTGAAGCTGCAGACCGGTGAATCCAGCTCTGCTCTGGATGAACACATTGGCTACAGGTTCTCCACTAAAGACCACAATGATGGAAACAATGATGATCCAAACTGTGCCCAAGACTACACAG GTGGGTGGTGGTTTAGTTTTTGCGGCGACATTAACCTGAATGGCAAGTGTATTCAGAGCAGACCTCGTAAAAAGGGAACCCACTGGAAACCTGGCAGGGGAACCACCAGCTTCAAGGCCTCAAAAATCTCCATTCGTCATCTCACAAAGCCACAAACCCCTTAA